The proteins below are encoded in one region of Gemmatimonadota bacterium:
- a CDS encoding phytanoyl-CoA dioxygenase family protein codes for MPKNLDYKKITTDLDEVGFHIIPSVIPEEKADEARGILEQLLKEEATEQSLAAKTQRVGRIAVKHPIFLELMSHPTIVALWRKYLGDDMVCSTWSGNTVYPGADSFGWHSDYPYWSVQPPWPPGRLAGQTIWLLNDLTEENGATAMLPQSHLKGEPPPPELKSQWIDGGKILTGKRGSAIVMHGACWHTARPNQTDEIRSVLLGMYMRPWFIPQEDMRGQLAELENPSDLVRHLMCANQRAPSNVGAN; via the coding sequence TCATCCCAGAAGAAAAAGCCGATGAAGCACGAGGTATTCTTGAGCAACTCCTCAAAGAAGAAGCCACCGAGCAATCGCTTGCAGCCAAAACGCAGCGCGTAGGGCGCATCGCCGTCAAGCACCCCATCTTCCTCGAACTCATGTCCCACCCGACCATCGTAGCCCTGTGGCGCAAATACCTCGGCGACGACATGGTCTGCTCCACCTGGTCTGGCAATACAGTCTATCCGGGCGCAGACAGTTTTGGCTGGCATTCAGACTACCCTTATTGGTCTGTGCAACCGCCCTGGCCACCCGGCCGTCTCGCAGGTCAAACCATCTGGCTTCTGAACGATCTCACCGAAGAAAACGGCGCAACCGCCATGCTGCCCCAAAGCCACCTGAAAGGCGAACCGCCACCGCCCGAACTCAAAAGCCAGTGGATCGACGGCGGTAAAATCCTCACCGGCAAACGCGGAAGCGCCATTGTCATGCACGGTGCCTGCTGGCATACAGCTCGCCCAAACCAAACCGACGAAATTCGATCTGTTCTCCTCGGCATGTATATGCGCCCCTGGTTCATCCCACAAGAAGACATGCGCGGCCAACTGGCAGAGTTAGAAAACCCCTCTGACTTAGTACGCCACCTTATGTGCGCCAATCAACGGGCGCCGAGTAATGTTGGCGCAAATTAA